Genomic DNA from Deltaproteobacteria bacterium:
GGCGGCACGCACCACGCCGCTGCCGCCGGAGGCGCGGCCCGGCGTCGAACTCGTTTACCGCTATCGCGTTAACGACAAGGTTCACTATAACAACACTCGGGGGTTCGGTCCGGCCAATGAAACGGCCGAGGCAATCTTTGAGCGCTTCCCGCGCGAGCAGGTCTGGCCGGTTTATTATGACCCCGTGAACCCCGACGTATCGGTGCTTGCGCCGGGTATCCGGCCGAGCATCTGGATTGTTCCGGCAATTGGCGTGGTGTTCTTCGGCATTGGCGCGCTGGCATTTGTGCCCGTGAAGCGTCGCGCCGCAAGCGCACCGGCGCAGCGACTCGAACGATCAACCGCAAGCGTGCAGCGGGCACCCGCGCGCCCCGAACGGAGAAAACGCCGCAAGTAATATGGCGTCAGATGGCGGCTGTCGGTCTGAGCTTGAATCCTCCGCCACCATCATCCAATCTGCCTGTGTGATTCCAACGTTGATCGTCTCCGGTTTTCTCGGCTCCGGCAAAACTTCGCTGGTGCGTTGGCTCCTGAGCCAGGCGCAGTCCGCCGGCAAGCGCGTCGCCGTGGTCTCCAATGAATACAATTCACTAGGCATTGACCAGGCTTTGCTCGGCGCCGACGGCCAGACGCTGGTCGAGCTCGACGGCGGCTGCGTTTGCTGCCAGCTTTCCAATGAGCTGGTCGCCACGTTGGAGATGCTGCATGAAAAGGTCCAGCCCGATCAGATCATTATCGAGACCTCGGGCGTGGCGCTTCCCGGCGACGTGCAGGTGCATCTTTGGCGCGAGCCGGTGAAGTCATGGAGCGGCGGCGACGTTGCCGTCGTTATCGTCAATGCCGAGCAAGTGCTGGAGGGACGCGATCTCGACGGCGCGTTCGAGTTCCAACTCACCTCGGCCGATCTTTTGGTGCTGAACAAGCTCGACCTCGTGCCCGACGGAGCGCTGCCGGCCATCGAAGCACGGCTGCGCCAGATCGAGCCGGACGCGCCGATGGTTCGCTGCCTGCACGGCCGAGTCGATCCCGCCGTGCTGTTTCCGCCCGATGCCGATCAGCTGCGACAGCGCCGAGCCACTAGGAGTGAGCCGCCAGCACACCTGCATGAGCGCTTCGCTTCAGAAGTAATCAACCTCGAAGAAGGCATTGACGAAGCCGTGCTAACAGCGCGCTTCCGTGCGATGAACGCTTTGCGCGCAAAAGGTTTCGTGCAAACCGCCAACGGGGCGCGTTTGCTGCAAGCGGTTGGCCCCCGAGTGCAGTTAGAGGCCGTCGCTGCGGCGTCGCCGGAGCTGCTTGGCAAAGTAGTCGTCATCCGACGCGTGCAGTAGGCGCCGTGCGTCGCCCCACGAAAGAGGGTTTCCCTAAACCGCGCCAGTCTGCCCTGTTTTGTCACGTCCGTGGCAGATTTTCCCCCCAGCTAACCCGAGCAGAGGCGCCGATCGCGCAGTCCGCTGCGTAGCATACTTGACTTTGCAGCTTACGAATCTAGGATGACCGCCGACTGCCGGCGGCTGCCCCGCCGTGGGTGTGGGTGGCGCTATCGCAACTTGGGAGTGCACCTGTGATTAAATGGTCTTTGACGACTTTCGGAGCGGTCCTTCTATCGCTGTGCGCCCCTGGAATTTCCGGCGCCGGCACGATCTACGGCGAAGTGAAATTTATCGACGTGCCTCCAAAACTAGCGCCGGTGGTCGTGAGCAAAGATCAAGATTATTGCGGCGAGTTTTTGCCCAACGAAACCTATGCGATCGATGGCGCGGGAGGGCTGAAAAACGTCGTCGTGTTCTTAGACGCGGCGCTGCCGATTGTTCCCGCCAACCCGCAGAAGCTCAACGTCATCGACAACACCGGCTGCCGCTACGCGCCGAGGATTTTCGCCATGCAAAAAGGCGAGCGGCTGCAGATCAGGAACAAAGACCCCAAGCTGCATATACCGCACGCAATGAGCGGGCGAGCGGGAAGTTTGTCCGCACGATCGATCTGCCCGTAGAGGTCGATGAAGCCAATATACAGGCTGAATACAAGAACGGCTTGTTGGTCATCACCTTGCCTAAGGCCGAAGAAGCGAAACCCAAACAGATCAGCGTTAAAGTCGTTTGACGCAAAAGGAGGGATCGAACATGGCTGAGAGAACCGTTGCAACGAGCGCCCAGGAAAAGAATGTGGCCGGTCGAGAAGACACGCGCAGCCAAGAGCAGTACATCACGCCGCCAGTGGATATTTTTGAGAACGGCGAGGGCCTGGTCGTTAAAGCTGACTTGCCCGGGGTGTCAAAAGAAGGTTTAGACGTGCGCGTGGAAAACAATTTACTAACGATTCGCGGCAAGGCTTCTCATGTCGCCCCCGGCGATCCGGTCTATCGCGAATACGGGCTGGTGAACTTCTTTCGCCAGTTCGAGCTGAACGACCGGGTCAATCAGGCGAAAATTTCCGCCGAGTTGAAGAACGGCGTGCTAACGCTCAACCTGCCTAAAGCGGAAGAGGCCAAGCCGCGCAGGATTGAGATCAAGGCAGCCTAACCGGCGCTCGCGTACGAGCGAAGCGCAGGGGCTTTGCCTTCCCGCTTTCGCTTCTGCGAAATCCAAGCAAAGCTCTAACACAACGGTGGCCGAGCTCCGGGCCGGTGGAGTCAAAATACTTGGCTCCTCCGGCGAGCTGGCACTTGGCCCTGGTGCTAGTCGGAAGTTTGGCTTTTTCTGATCTCGTGCGAGTTTCGGCCTGGACCGGCTGTCTCTATTGCCTCTTAGCAGGGGCTTTTCTTACCAGGTCGGCGGCAATTTCACGCAAGGCGGTGACAATTTCGCGATTGTCGGTCTCGAGCGGCGGCCCTGCGCCTTGAAACGGCCGACGGCCGCGGAAAATTCTTGGTTTTCTTGTGGTTTTTTTGGGGTCAGACTGAGCATCTGCCGAATTATGTTTGTACTTTGAGCAGATGGTGCAGAAATTTTCGCGCTGAGTATTCGTTCGGAGCGGACTTGCGCGATGGCGCGCGGCGAGTGCTCAAGCTCATAGTGCAGGCCAACGCGCGTCGCGATAAGATCGATCTATTGCATGACATTCGCGA
This window encodes:
- a CDS encoding Hsp20 family protein — translated: MVFDDFRSGPSIAVRPWNFRRRHDLRRSEIYRRASKTSAGGREQRSRLLRRVFAQRNLCDRWRGRAEKRRRVLRRGAADCSRQPAEAQRHRQHRLPLRAEDFRHAKRRAAADQEQRPQAAYTARNERASGKFVRTIDLPVEVDEANIQAEYKNGLLVITLPKAEEAKPKQISVKVV
- a CDS encoding DUF3592 domain-containing protein: MPQVCAKLCADCQSMEQHDSQHSMKFLGIVILLVMALLASEQSATGSNFNNRPTSHAQRSNSWPRAEGEWMRRVEVDETAQAARTTPLPPEARPGVELVYRYRVNDKVHYNNTRGFGPANETAEAIFERFPREQVWPVYYDPVNPDVSVLAPGIRPSIWIVPAIGVVFFGIGALAFVPVKRRAASAPAQRLERSTASVQRAPARPERRKRRK
- a CDS encoding GTP-binding protein, with the translated sequence MASDGGCRSELESSATIIQSACVIPTLIVSGFLGSGKTSLVRWLLSQAQSAGKRVAVVSNEYNSLGIDQALLGADGQTLVELDGGCVCCQLSNELVATLEMLHEKVQPDQIIIETSGVALPGDVQVHLWREPVKSWSGGDVAVVIVNAEQVLEGRDLDGAFEFQLTSADLLVLNKLDLVPDGALPAIEARLRQIEPDAPMVRCLHGRVDPAVLFPPDADQLRQRRATRSEPPAHLHERFASEVINLEEGIDEAVLTARFRAMNALRAKGFVQTANGARLLQAVGPRVQLEAVAAASPELLGKVVVIRRVQ
- a CDS encoding Hsp20/alpha crystallin family protein; the protein is MAERTVATSAQEKNVAGREDTRSQEQYITPPVDIFENGEGLVVKADLPGVSKEGLDVRVENNLLTIRGKASHVAPGDPVYREYGLVNFFRQFELNDRVNQAKISAELKNGVLTLNLPKAEEAKPRRIEIKAA